From the genome of Danio aesculapii chromosome 16, fDanAes4.1, whole genome shotgun sequence, one region includes:
- the znf526 gene encoding zinc finger protein 574 — MSEQEFVEHQYMCSECQQLFNTLEDVLVHQQIHTGAEEVEVLPSLDDCDPTESQYQCLECGAILRNPDELLLHQELHMREAGQELCEVTEVDAVDAEVPIQYQCLECLALFDTPELWLAHRQTHSRSSTHSSLSAGTEYVLQPDGSVTPIQLLNVQNLVLDEQRAGQILTLAQALREQETPSKAAAPPRTMLVPANTSLPGSTSAMLRLQFCSAQAIADGSAPSTIRKAKLLSPLLPADPIRLENVTTLNLLPSSGQVNAVKKENEEILIIHPYECSECNLLFSTPEDFLQHQGEHFLGQDKETGDTGVMVGYEDSLGAKDDEGRSDGSEEGKVGRVSGGRRMYTARSAGLGLTSPVSPSSLRCEECKRTFTSANRLVAHLRVHEQGTHECPECDKVFKKLVSLQTHMRTHSGEARFLCVDCGHGFTTEMTLMIHRKSHTSEPLHKCPFCAKTFTNMTKFLYHRRTHRVREPTTPVSQFVLAQQSPVSIIQRAREREAAWRKDRQVLTIPSKDESSDAGPVLIEGITVVSQSTEPTENGLYAEPSNTEQTQNGVKRLADDPKYSMIAISEGGGDEDKHMVPAAEEEPKFPCSICGKRFSSQVRLLRHRCTTHTTERRFKCNICGKPFKKQIHLRNHLRTHTGERPFQCSVCGKTFSSLANLSRHGLTHTGVRPYRCDICHKAFSQSSNLRQHRQHLHSNVTPSPCPDCSATFIRPAKLVAHRFLHHPGSPAPYPCPHCTEGFLRKRQRDVHCLEEHPSLTQPHSISQESQGRGQEGTTDDTEQQSANSIPKPNLDCTICGKRLNSPANLRLHQLSHGLGPGRPRGSSSNSGKSHPCPVCGKLFVSASSVTLHQRVHTGERPYPCAICGKRFRQNTHLREHLRTHSGERPFRCEFCDKGFVQSMHLAEHRRTHTGERPHACGECGKTFKTISNLRTHRKTHSRSQKQQKSEHSEELSATGSTTVAVAVLEASEMELANSVPDFSQQGVQLGQPQVIQIQTSNLTQTPGTPTIMCNEFGETIAIIETSGDLTEAIELYRTALEGGINMEAITVDNLQLM; from the exons ATGAGTGAGCAGGAGTTTGTGGAGCATCAGTACATGTGCAGTGAGTGCCAGCAGCTCTTTAACACCCTCGAGGACGTGCTGGTGCACCAGCAGATCCACACCGGCGCAGAGGAGGTGGAGGTCCTGCCGAGCCTGGACGACTGTGACCCAACCGAGAGCCAGTATCAGTGCCTGGAGTGTGGAGCCATCCTGAGGAACCCAGATGAACTGCTGCTGCATCAGGAGCTGCACATGAGAGAGGCGGGCCAGG AGCTATGTGAGGTCACAGAAGTGGACGCTGTTGATGCAGAAGTGCCAATCCAGTATCAGTGTCTGGAATGCCTGGCTCTTTTTGACACACCTGAACTGTGGTtggcacacagacagacacacagcagAAGCAGCACTCATAGTAGCCTGAGCGCCGGCACA gAATATGTCCTTCAGCCCGATGGTTCAGTCACTCCCATTCAGTTGCTCAATGTTCAAAATCTTGTTCTGGATGAACAAAGGGCAGGCCAGATCCTGACCCTAGCCCAG GCACTCCGAGAACAAGAAACCCCATCCAAGGCTGCAGCCCCTCCCAGAACTATGCTAGTACCAGCAAACACTTCCCTGCCTGGCTCCACCTCTGCAATGCTCCGCCTGCAGTTCTGCTCTGCCCAAGCGATTGCTGATGGTTCTGCCCCATCTACTATCCGCAAAGCAAAACTTCTCAGCCCCCTCTTACCTGCTGATCCCATCCGGTTGGAAAATGTGACCACTTTAAATCTTCTGCCTTCCTCTGGTCAGGTGAATGCAGTTAAGAAGGAAAATGAGGAAATTTTAATCATCCACCCTTATGAGTGTTCCGAGTGTAATCTGCTGTTTAGTACACCAGAGGATTTCCTTCAACACCAGGGGGAGCACTTCTTAGGCCAGGACAAAGAGACTGGGGACACTGGGGTGATGGTGGGGTATGAAGACAGTTTGGGGGCAAAGGATGATGAAGGAAGAAGCGATGGATCAGAAGAAGGCAAAGTTGGCAGAGTTAGTGGTGGGAGACGCATGTACACTGCCCGCTCAGCTGGTTTGGgtttgacatcacctgtttcacccAGCAGTCTTCGGTGTGAAGAGTGCAAAAGAACATTCACCTCTGCCAATCGGCTTGTGGCACACCTTCGTGTGCATGAACAAGGAACCCATGAGTGCCCGGAGTGTGACAAAGTGTTTAAGAAGTTAGTGTCCCTTCAGACGCATATGCGCACGCACTCTGGTGAGGCACGATTTCTGTGTGTGGATTGTGGACACGGATTTACCACTGAAATGACTCTCATGATACACAG GAAGTCCCACACATCTGAGCCATTGCACAAATGCCCATTTTGTGCTAAAACTTTCACCAACATGACAAAGTTCTTGTACCACCGCCGCACTCACAGAGTACGTGAACCAACCACACCAGTCTCTCAG TTTGTACTGGCACAGCAGTCACCTGTCTCTATCATCCAAAGAGCAAGAGAACGAGAGGCTGCTTGGAGAAAAGACAGACAGGTGCTGACAATTCCTTCTAAGGATGAGTCCAGTGACGCAGGTCCAGTGCTCATTGAAGGTATTACTGTGGTCTCCCAGTCTACAGAACCAACAGAGAATGGGCTTTATGCTGAACCCTCAAACACAGAACAAACCCAAAATGGAGTCAAAAGGCTGGCAGATGACCCTAAATATTCAATGATTGCCATAAGTGAAGGAGGTGGAGATGAAGATAAACACATGGTTCCGGCTGCTGAGGAAGAACCAAAGTTCCCTTGCTCTATTTGTGGAAAAAGATTCTCCTCGCAGGTCCGTTTGTTGCGCCATCGGTGTACAACTCATACGACTGAAAGGCGCTTTAAATGCAACATCTGTGGGAAACCATTCAAGAAGCAAATCCATCTGCGGAAccacctgcgcacacacacaggggaGCGACCGTTCCAGTGCAGCGTGTGTGGAAAGACCTTTTCCTCTCTTGCTAACCTTTCTCGTCATGGACTCACACACACAGGAGTCCGTCCGTACCGCTGTGACATTTGCCACAAAGCTTTCAGCCAATCCTCAAATCTACGTCAGCACCGTCAGCATCTTCACAGCAATGTGACACCCTCACCATGTCCAGATTGCTCTGCGACTTTTATCCGTCCTGCTAAACTCGTAGCTCATCGATTCCTTCACCATCCAGGGTCACCGGCCCCTTACCCCTGTCCACACTGTACAGAGGGGTTCCTGCGCAAGCGTCAGCGAGACGTACATTGCCTGGAGGAGCATCCCAGCTTGACACAGCCCCACAGCATTTCTCAGGAGTCCCAGGGCAGAGGTCAGGAGGGTACAACTGATGATACTGAGCAGCAAAGTGCTAATTCAATACCAAAACCCAATCTGGATTGCACTATTTGTGGCAAGCGCTTGAACTCTCCTGCAAATCTTCGCCTACACCAACTGAGTCACGGACTCGGGCCTGGCCGGCCACGAGGCTCCAGCTCTAACTCTGGGAAGTCTCATCCCTGTCCAGTCTGTGGAAAACTGTTCGTTTCGGCCTCAAGTGTTACACTACACCAGAGAGTTCACACAGGTGAGCGTCCGTATCCTTGTGCAATCTGTGGAAAACGGTTTCGCCAGAACACGCACCTGCGGGAACACCTTCGCACACATTCAGGCGAGCGTCCATTCCGGTGTGAGTTCTGTGATAAGGGCTTTGTTCAAAGCATGCATCTAGCAGAACACCGGCGAACACATACAGGTGAGCGGCCGCATGCTTGTGGTGAATGTGGAAAGACCTTCAAGACTATCTCAAACCTTAGGACCCATCGTAAAACCCACTCTCGCTCCCAAAAGCAACAAAAGTCAGAACATAGTGAAGAATTGTCAGCCACAGGATCAACCACAGTAGCTGTTGCTGTTTTGGAGGCTTCAGAGATGGAACTGGCAAACTCTGTACCAGACTTCAGCCAACAGGGGGTCCAGCTTGGACAGCCACAAGTCATTCAGATACAGACATCTAACCTGACACAG ACTCCGGGCACTCCTACTATCATGTGTAATGAGTTTGGAGAGACTATAGCCATCATTGAGACAAGTGGAGATTTAACAGAAGCCATCGAGCTGTACCGCACGGCACTGGAGGGTGGCATCAACATGGAGGCCATCACTGTGGACAACCTGCAGCTAATGTGA